The following proteins are encoded in a genomic region of Pikeienuella piscinae:
- a CDS encoding acyl-CoA carboxylase subunit beta: MTDVLAELDRRRAAARLGGGQRRIDSQHAKGKLTARERIELLLDEGSFEEYDMFVAHRATDFGMDAEHIPGDGVVTGWGTVNGRMVYLFSQDFTVFGGSLSETHAQKICKIQEMALRNGAPVIGLNDSGGARIQEGVASLAGYADVFQNNIMASGVVPQISVIMGPCAGGAVYSPAMTDFIFMVRDSSYMFVTGPDVVKTVTNEVVTAEELGGASTHTRKSSVADGAYENDVEALAEVRRLIDFLPLSNRETPPVRPFFDDPERIEESLDTLIPANPNTPYDMKELILKVADEADFFEIQADFAKNIVTGFIRIEGRTIGVVANQPMVLAGCLDIDSSRKAARFVRFCDAFEIPILTFVDVPGFLPGTGQEYGGVIKHGAKLLFAYGEATVPKVTVITRKAYGGAYDVMASKHLRGDMNYAWPTAEIAVMGAKGAVEILYRSELGDPEKIAGRVKDYEARFANPFVAAEKGFIDEVIRPQSTRRRVARAFAALRTKKLSNPWKKHDNIPL, encoded by the coding sequence ATGACCGATGTGCTTGCAGAGCTTGATCGCCGCCGCGCCGCCGCGCGTCTTGGCGGAGGTCAGCGACGGATCGACAGCCAGCACGCCAAGGGCAAGCTGACGGCGCGCGAGCGGATCGAACTGCTGCTCGACGAGGGCAGCTTCGAGGAATACGACATGTTCGTCGCGCACCGGGCGACGGATTTCGGCATGGATGCGGAGCATATCCCCGGCGACGGCGTCGTCACCGGTTGGGGCACGGTGAACGGCCGCATGGTCTATCTCTTTTCACAGGATTTCACCGTCTTCGGCGGCTCGCTTTCGGAGACGCACGCGCAGAAAATCTGCAAGATACAGGAGATGGCGCTCCGCAACGGCGCGCCGGTGATCGGGCTGAACGATTCCGGCGGCGCCCGGATCCAGGAGGGGGTGGCGTCGCTCGCCGGTTACGCCGACGTTTTCCAGAACAACATCATGGCCTCCGGCGTCGTGCCGCAGATCTCCGTCATCATGGGGCCCTGCGCCGGCGGCGCGGTCTATTCCCCGGCGATGACCGACTTCATCTTCATGGTCCGCGACTCATCCTACATGTTCGTCACCGGCCCGGACGTGGTGAAGACCGTGACCAACGAGGTGGTGACGGCGGAGGAGCTTGGCGGCGCCTCCACCCACACCCGCAAGTCCTCGGTCGCCGACGGCGCCTATGAGAACGACGTCGAGGCGCTGGCGGAGGTCCGCCGGCTGATCGACTTCCTGCCGCTCTCCAACCGCGAAACCCCGCCGGTCCGGCCGTTCTTCGACGACCCGGAGCGGATCGAGGAAAGTCTCGACACCCTCATCCCCGCCAATCCGAACACGCCCTACGACATGAAGGAGCTGATCCTGAAAGTCGCGGACGAGGCGGATTTCTTCGAGATTCAGGCGGACTTCGCGAAGAACATCGTCACCGGCTTCATCCGCATCGAGGGGCGCACGATCGGCGTCGTCGCCAACCAGCCGATGGTCCTCGCCGGTTGTCTGGATATCGACTCGTCCCGCAAGGCCGCGCGCTTCGTCCGGTTCTGCGACGCTTTCGAGATCCCGATCCTGACCTTTGTCGACGTCCCCGGCTTCCTGCCCGGCACCGGGCAGGAATATGGCGGCGTCATCAAGCACGGCGCCAAGCTGCTCTTTGCTTACGGAGAAGCGACGGTCCCGAAAGTCACCGTCATCACGAGGAAAGCCTATGGCGGCGCCTATGACGTCATGGCCTCAAAGCATCTGCGCGGCGACATGAACTACGCGTGGCCGACCGCCGAGATCGCGGTGATGGGCGCCAAGGGCGCGGTCGAGATCCTCTACCGGAGCGAACTCGGCGACCCCGAAAAGATCGCCGGCCGCGTGAAGGATTACGAAGCCCGCTTCGCCAACCCCTTCGTCGCCGCCGAAAAAGGCTTCATCGACGAGGTGATCCGCCCGCAATCGACCCGCCGCCGGGTAGCGCGCGCCTTCGCGGCGCTCAGGACGAAGAAGCTGAGCAACCCGTGGAAAAAGCACGATAACATTCCGTTGTGA
- a CDS encoding DUF4174 domain-containing protein, translating to MHLLHALGVIALLASGPLHAAENPLAGYLWEARPVVVFADSPKDPRYQKQMEDFARREPDILERDVVLLTDTDPAANGPLRQKLRPRGFMMVLIGKDGEIKLRRPNPMSVDALTRLIDRIPLRQQEIDERRRLQD from the coding sequence ATGCACCTCCTCCATGCGCTCGGCGTCATAGCCCTGCTCGCCTCCGGCCCGCTTCACGCGGCGGAGAACCCGCTCGCCGGATATCTTTGGGAGGCGCGGCCCGTCGTTGTATTCGCCGACAGTCCGAAGGACCCGCGCTATCAGAAGCAAATGGAGGATTTCGCACGGCGCGAGCCCGATATCCTCGAGCGCGACGTGGTGCTTCTGACCGATACCGACCCGGCCGCCAACGGCCCGCTCCGCCAGAAACTCCGACCGCGCGGCTTCATGATGGTGCTGATCGGCAAGGATGGCGAGATCAAACTCCGCAGACCGAATCCAATGTCGGTCGATGCGCTAACCCGCCTGATCGATCGGATCCCGCTCCGTCAGCAGGAGATCGACGAGCGCCGACGCCTTCAGGACTGA
- a CDS encoding acetyl-CoA carboxylase biotin carboxylase subunit yields the protein MFKKILIANRGEIACRVIKTAKKMGIATVAVYSDADRGALHVRMADEAVHIGPAPANQSYIVIDKIMAAIRETGAEAVHPGYGFLSENRLFAEALEKEGVAFIGPPAGAIEAMGDKITSKKLAAEAGVSTVPGHMGLIADAGEAVKIASDIGYPVMIKASAGGGGKGMRIAWNDDEAREGFESSKNEAASSFGDDRIFIEKFVTQPRHIEIQVLGDKHGACLWLNERECSIQRRNQKVIEEAPSPFLDAGTRRAMGEQAVALAKAVDYCSAGTVEFIVDGERNFYFLEMNTRLQVEHPVTELITGIDLVEQMIRVANGEKLAMSQADISINGWALESRLYAEDPYRGFLPSIGRLSRYRPPEEVEGRVRNDTGVFEGGEISMFYDPMIAKLCTWGETRSAAIDEMRGALDSFEVEGIGHNLPFLSAVMDHQKFIAGEMTTAFIAEEWPDGFAGATLGDATLRQIAAAAAAMHRVAEIRRARVSGRMSNHERKVGRDWSVTLQGVEMRVTIDADPEGATVGFEDGGRHRVVSDWMPGKSLAVIRVDGERLALKVDKIVSGFRIRHRGADLKVHVRTPRQAELAALMPEKVAADTSKLLLCPMPGLVVSIRVAVGDEVQEGQALCTVEAMKMENVLRAERKSTVSEICVEAGASLAVDEIIMKFE from the coding sequence ATGTTCAAGAAGATCCTGATCGCCAATCGCGGAGAGATCGCCTGCCGGGTCATCAAGACCGCGAAGAAGATGGGGATCGCGACGGTCGCGGTCTATTCGGACGCCGACCGGGGCGCGCTGCATGTGCGGATGGCGGACGAGGCGGTGCATATCGGTCCGGCGCCGGCGAACCAGTCCTATATCGTCATCGATAAGATCATGGCCGCGATCCGCGAGACCGGCGCCGAAGCGGTGCATCCGGGCTATGGGTTTCTGAGCGAGAACCGCCTTTTCGCAGAGGCGCTGGAGAAGGAGGGCGTCGCGTTTATCGGCCCGCCGGCCGGCGCCATCGAGGCCATGGGCGACAAGATCACCTCCAAGAAGCTGGCGGCGGAGGCTGGGGTCAGCACCGTTCCCGGACATATGGGGCTGATCGCGGATGCCGGGGAAGCTGTGAAGATCGCCAGCGATATCGGCTATCCGGTGATGATCAAGGCATCGGCCGGCGGCGGCGGGAAGGGGATGCGGATCGCCTGGAACGACGACGAGGCGCGTGAAGGCTTCGAATCGTCCAAGAACGAGGCGGCGTCGTCATTCGGCGATGACCGCATCTTCATCGAGAAATTCGTCACGCAACCCCGGCATATCGAGATTCAGGTGCTGGGCGACAAACATGGCGCCTGCCTCTGGCTCAATGAGCGCGAATGCTCGATCCAGCGTCGGAACCAGAAGGTGATCGAGGAGGCGCCCTCGCCCTTTCTCGACGCCGGGACGCGGCGGGCGATGGGCGAACAGGCCGTCGCGCTGGCGAAGGCGGTCGATTACTGCTCCGCCGGGACGGTGGAGTTCATCGTCGATGGTGAACGAAACTTCTATTTCCTAGAGATGAACACGAGGCTTCAGGTTGAACATCCGGTGACCGAACTGATCACCGGGATCGATCTTGTCGAGCAGATGATCCGCGTGGCGAACGGCGAGAAACTGGCGATGAGCCAGGCGGATATCAGCATCAACGGCTGGGCGCTTGAAAGCCGGCTCTACGCCGAGGACCCCTATCGCGGCTTCCTGCCTTCGATCGGCCGGCTCAGCCGTTATCGCCCGCCGGAAGAGGTGGAGGGGCGCGTCCGAAACGACACCGGGGTGTTCGAAGGCGGCGAAATCTCCATGTTCTACGACCCGATGATCGCCAAGCTCTGCACATGGGGCGAAACGCGGAGCGCGGCGATCGATGAGATGCGCGGCGCGCTCGACTCGTTCGAGGTTGAAGGGATCGGCCATAACCTCCCCTTCCTTTCCGCCGTCATGGACCACCAGAAATTCATCGCCGGCGAAATGACCACCGCCTTCATCGCCGAGGAATGGCCCGACGGGTTTGCAGGCGCGACGCTCGGCGACGCGACGCTCCGTCAAATCGCGGCGGCGGCGGCGGCGATGCACCGCGTGGCGGAGATTCGCCGGGCGCGGGTTTCCGGGCGGATGTCGAATCATGAGCGGAAGGTCGGGCGCGACTGGTCGGTCACCCTGCAGGGGGTGGAGATGCGAGTCACTATTGACGCTGATCCCGAGGGCGCGACGGTCGGGTTCGAGGATGGTGGGCGCCATCGCGTCGTGTCCGACTGGATGCCGGGCAAGAGCCTCGCGGTGATCAGGGTGGATGGCGAGCGGCTGGCGCTGAAGGTCGACAAGATCGTATCCGGATTTCGTATCCGGCACCGCGGCGCCGATCTGAAAGTGCATGTGCGCACACCGCGTCAGGCGGAACTTGCGGCGCTGATGCCCGAGAAGGTCGCTGCGGACACCTCGAAACTGCTCCTCTGCCCGATGCCGGGGCTCGTCGTCTCGATCCGGGTTGCGGTTGGCGACGAGGTGCAGGAAGGGCAGGCGCTTTGCACCGTCGAAGCGATGAAGATGGAGAACGTGCTGCGGGCGGAGCGAAAATCCACTGTTTCGGAAATCTGCGTCGAGGCGGGGGCCAGCCTCGCGGTCGACGAGATCATCATGAAATTTGAATAG
- a CDS encoding putative quinol monooxygenase, whose amino-acid sequence MSVVVILTLKAAEDQYDQLAATMQAILPDTAKREGAELIRAAGDAEARTVTVYEEWDRIESQQAYMAWRTERGDIATLVAMLREPPELKVLTKLF is encoded by the coding sequence ATGTCCGTCGTCGTCATTCTGACGCTGAAGGCCGCCGAAGACCAATACGACCAGCTTGCCGCGACGATGCAGGCGATCCTGCCGGACACAGCAAAGCGCGAGGGGGCGGAGCTGATCCGCGCCGCCGGCGACGCAGAGGCGAGAACCGTCACCGTCTACGAGGAATGGGACAGGATCGAAAGCCAGCAGGCCTATATGGCGTGGCGCACCGAACGCGGCGACATCGCCACGCTCGTCGCCATGCTGCGCGAGCCGCCGGAGCTGAAAGTCTTGACGAAGCTGTTCTGA
- a CDS encoding cupin domain-containing protein, translating into MTKLNKNQTFVISHADDGKFEGAGLRPFFEYRKLGIHTATEGAYDAHVIRAVPGMESPGAWHTHDLDFQMVYVLKGWVVFEYEGEGEHLLRAGSSVLQPPGIRHREVRHSDDLELLEIVSPADFATHDAEPPG; encoded by the coding sequence ATGACAAAACTCAACAAGAACCAGACTTTCGTCATTTCCCATGCGGACGATGGCAAATTCGAAGGCGCCGGCCTGCGCCCCTTCTTCGAATACCGGAAACTAGGCATCCATACCGCCACCGAAGGCGCCTATGACGCCCATGTCATCCGCGCGGTTCCGGGGATGGAGAGCCCCGGCGCCTGGCACACCCACGATCTGGATTTCCAGATGGTCTATGTGCTGAAGGGCTGGGTGGTGTTCGAGTATGAAGGCGAGGGGGAGCATCTTCTTCGCGCCGGCTCCTCGGTCCTTCAACCGCCCGGCATCAGGCATCGCGAGGTTCGCCATTCCGACGATCTGGAGCTTCTCGAAATCGTCTCCCCGGCCGATTTCGCGACCCATGACGCGGAGCCGCCGGGCTGA
- the scpA gene encoding methylmalonyl-CoA mutase, with protein MTNDTDLAAWRALAAKELKRDPSSLTWKTPEGIEVKPLYTEADLEGADHLGTLPGLAPFTRGPRATMYAGRPWTIRQYAGFSTAEESNAFYRRALAAGQKGLSVAFDLATHRGYDSDHPRVIGDVGKAGVAIDSVEDMKILFDGIPLKEMSVSMTMNGAVIPVLASFIVAGQEQGCDLADLSGTIQNDILKEFMVRNTYIYPPEASMRIVSDIIAYTAENMPRYNSISISGYHMQEAGANLAQELAFTLADGKEYVKAAIDAGMDVDRFAGRLSFFFAIGMNFFMEAAKLRAARLLWHRIMEGFGAQKDSSKMLRTHCQTSGVSLAEQDPYNNIVRTAYEAMSAALGGTQSLHTNSFDEALALPTDFSARIARNTQLILQHETGITNVVDPLAGSYYVESLTKELADAAWAIIEEVDDMGGMTKAVASGMPKLRIEESAAKRQAAIDRGEEVIVGVNKYRLEKEDDLEIRSIDNAEVLRAQVARLKQVREIRDQKGCDAALASLETGARERSGNLLALAVEAARARATVGEISDAMERAFGRHRAEVKTLAGVYGAAYEGDAGFAAIQKDVEDFAAREGRRPRMLVVKMGQDGHDRGAKVIATAFADIGFDVDVGPLFQTPEEAAQDAVDNDVHVVGISSQAAGHMTLAPKLVEALRAAGAEDVIVICGGVIPSQDYQFLKDSGVKAIFGPGTNIPAAAKEILALIPSAA; from the coding sequence ATGACGAACGACACGGACCTTGCCGCCTGGCGCGCGCTCGCCGCGAAGGAGCTGAAACGCGACCCTTCGAGCCTGACCTGGAAGACGCCGGAGGGAATCGAGGTGAAGCCGCTCTACACGGAGGCGGATCTCGAGGGCGCGGACCATCTCGGCACGCTCCCCGGTCTGGCGCCTTTCACACGCGGGCCGCGCGCGACGATGTACGCCGGGCGCCCGTGGACGATCCGGCAATACGCCGGGTTCTCGACCGCGGAGGAATCGAACGCCTTCTACAGGCGGGCGCTGGCGGCCGGGCAGAAGGGGCTTTCGGTCGCCTTCGATCTGGCGACGCATCGTGGATATGACAGCGACCATCCGCGGGTGATCGGCGATGTCGGCAAGGCCGGGGTCGCGATCGACAGCGTCGAGGACATGAAAATCCTGTTCGACGGCATCCCGCTGAAGGAGATGTCGGTCTCCATGACCATGAACGGCGCGGTGATCCCGGTGCTGGCCAGCTTCATCGTCGCGGGACAGGAGCAGGGCTGCGATCTCGCCGATCTTTCCGGCACGATCCAGAACGACATCCTGAAGGAATTCATGGTGCGGAACACCTATATCTATCCGCCCGAAGCCTCGATGCGGATCGTGAGCGACATCATCGCCTACACCGCCGAGAACATGCCCCGTTACAATTCCATCTCGATCTCCGGCTACCATATGCAGGAGGCGGGCGCGAACCTGGCGCAGGAGCTGGCGTTCACGCTGGCCGACGGCAAGGAATACGTGAAGGCGGCGATCGACGCCGGCATGGATGTCGACCGGTTCGCGGGAAGGCTCTCCTTCTTTTTCGCGATCGGCATGAATTTCTTCATGGAGGCGGCGAAGCTGCGCGCGGCGCGCCTGCTCTGGCACCGGATAATGGAGGGGTTCGGCGCGCAGAAGGACAGCTCGAAGATGCTGCGCACCCATTGCCAGACATCGGGCGTCAGCCTCGCCGAGCAGGACCCGTACAACAATATCGTACGCACCGCCTATGAGGCGATGTCGGCCGCGCTTGGCGGCACGCAGTCGCTTCACACCAACAGCTTCGACGAGGCGCTGGCGTTGCCGACGGATTTCTCTGCGCGGATTGCGCGCAACACCCAGCTCATCCTGCAACATGAGACCGGGATCACGAATGTCGTCGATCCGCTCGCCGGCTCCTATTATGTCGAGAGCCTGACGAAGGAGCTGGCCGACGCCGCCTGGGCGATCATCGAGGAGGTTGACGATATGGGCGGCATGACCAAAGCCGTCGCCTCCGGCATGCCGAAGCTCCGGATCGAGGAGAGCGCGGCGAAGCGGCAGGCGGCGATCGACCGCGGCGAAGAGGTGATCGTCGGGGTCAACAAGTACCGGCTCGAAAAGGAGGACGACCTCGAGATCCGCAGCATCGACAACGCCGAAGTGCTGCGCGCGCAGGTCGCGCGGTTGAAACAGGTGCGCGAGATCCGCGATCAGAAGGGTTGCGACGCCGCGCTCGCGTCGCTGGAGACCGGGGCGCGTGAACGGAGCGGAAACCTCCTCGCGCTGGCGGTGGAGGCGGCGCGGGCGCGCGCCACGGTCGGCGAGATTTCGGATGCGATGGAGCGCGCCTTCGGGCGCCACCGGGCGGAGGTGAAGACATTGGCGGGGGTCTACGGTGCGGCTTACGAGGGCGACGCGGGGTTCGCCGCGATCCAGAAGGACGTCGAGGATTTCGCGGCGCGCGAGGGGCGCCGCCCCCGGATGCTGGTGGTGAAGATGGGCCAGGACGGCCACGACCGGGGTGCGAAGGTGATCGCCACCGCCTTCGCCGATATCGGCTTCGACGTCGATGTCGGGCCGCTTTTTCAGACACCGGAGGAGGCGGCGCAGGATGCGGTCGATAATGACGTGCATGTTGTCGGCATCTCGTCACAGGCGGCGGGGCACATGACGCTGGCGCCGAAACTGGTCGAGGCGCTGCGCGCCGCGGGAGCGGAGGACGTGATCGTGATCTGCGGCGGCGTGATCCCCAGTCAGGATTATCAATTCCTGAAAGATTCCGGCGTGAAGGCGATCTTCGGCCCCGGCACGAACATCCCGGCGGCGGCGAAGGAAATTCTGGCGCTGATTCCTTCTGCGGCGTGA
- a CDS encoding choice-of-anchor L domain-containing protein, translating to MRTAFCSAAAALAVGALAAPASALSITETDNAGALASSLFINTDLSITNTSLSGDFGQAGLYTNLAGTYGLPNAGIVLSTGYVSDYETGPNQSDSTSGSFGNFELDDDGGESEGGGSGGPISIGDEFFGSATPAQHELLNPITGENEHYDVVQLDIDFFAETAAETVTFFATFGSEEYPEFVDSGFNDGFGLYVNGQNVAGALQTGGQPGDALLPINIDHPDFAPIEGTELNGVLAPNGSPVLRFDVPINPSAANSFSIILADTGDDGYDSTVYLSSFFAKPDDGGGAGVGVTEFDPILPSNPPDPETDAFVIEIPDGVNAGETAWIDPPVAVGYEYEVSGGAEFSTVTAPSLATVADIDGYLITVGAQTALIAAGQTLDFFDIFGLNPTFFTLTGIDESLMLDPLNQLAFPTGVSFTTSTFQTVVTMTPITENMNAVPLPASMLLYLGGLAGIGFVARRRRMVRAA from the coding sequence ATGAGGACCGCATTCTGCTCCGCCGCTGCGGCGTTGGCCGTTGGTGCGCTCGCCGCACCGGCTTCGGCGCTTAGCATTACGGAGACGGACAATGCCGGCGCGCTGGCCAGTTCGCTCTTCATCAACACCGACCTGAGCATCACCAACACCAGCCTGTCCGGCGATTTCGGGCAGGCCGGGCTCTACACCAATCTCGCCGGCACCTACGGGCTGCCGAACGCCGGCATTGTGCTCTCGACCGGCTATGTTTCGGATTACGAGACCGGACCGAACCAGAGCGACAGCACATCGGGCTCCTTCGGCAATTTCGAGCTCGATGACGATGGCGGCGAATCCGAAGGCGGCGGCTCTGGCGGCCCGATCTCGATCGGTGACGAGTTTTTCGGCTCGGCTACGCCGGCGCAGCACGAGCTGCTCAACCCGATCACCGGCGAGAACGAGCATTACGACGTCGTCCAGCTCGATATCGACTTCTTCGCCGAAACCGCGGCGGAGACCGTCACCTTCTTCGCGACCTTCGGCTCGGAGGAGTATCCGGAATTCGTGGACAGCGGCTTCAATGACGGGTTCGGCCTCTACGTCAACGGCCAGAATGTCGCCGGCGCGCTTCAGACGGGCGGGCAGCCGGGCGACGCGCTCCTGCCGATCAACATCGATCATCCAGATTTCGCGCCCATCGAAGGGACCGAGCTGAACGGCGTTCTCGCGCCGAACGGCAGCCCGGTGCTGCGCTTCGACGTGCCGATCAACCCAAGCGCGGCGAACAGTTTCAGCATCATCCTCGCCGACACTGGCGACGACGGTTATGACTCGACGGTCTATCTCTCCAGCTTCTTCGCCAAGCCCGATGATGGCGGCGGCGCCGGCGTCGGCGTCACCGAGTTCGACCCGATCCTGCCGAGCAATCCGCCGGATCCAGAGACAGACGCTTTCGTGATCGAGATTCCCGATGGCGTCAATGCGGGCGAGACCGCGTGGATCGATCCGCCGGTCGCGGTCGGCTACGAGTATGAAGTCAGCGGCGGCGCCGAATTCTCGACCGTGACCGCGCCTTCGCTCGCCACCGTCGCCGACATCGACGGCTACCTGATCACGGTCGGCGCCCAGACGGCGCTCATCGCCGCCGGACAGACGCTCGATTTCTTCGACATTTTCGGTCTGAACCCGACCTTCTTCACGCTGACCGGAATCGACGAGTCGCTGATGCTCGACCCGCTGAACCAGCTCGCCTTCCCGACCGGCGTCAGCTTCACCACTTCGACGTTCCAGACTGTGGTGACAATGACTCCGATCACGGAGAACATGAACGCCGTGCCGCTGCCGGCTTCGATGCTGCTCTATCTCGGCGGTCTCGCCGGGATCGGCTTCGTTGCGCGCCGTCGGCGCATGGTCCGGGCGGCCTGA
- a CDS encoding peptidoglycan-binding domain-containing protein translates to MRNERRARIAPSVLSGRRPAGAVVGSLAVAMTAFLHFSPARAADADGAFAIKDAGTQTCGAFLKTWDEGNRDLSHYAGWVAGYLTGLNQFTAGAYDLAPWQSTETLLGMTRSACGQMPEETRFLDAFARLIQQMAPMRLPAPSDLEGVRRGERGFVIYEDVLAAAKRRLAAEGFDPGPAEAEFDQTASDAFLAFQKAHDLEETGLPDQKTLFKLFIQPGE, encoded by the coding sequence ATGCGAAACGAGCGGAGGGCGCGCATCGCGCCCTCCGTCCTCTCGGGGCGCCGCCCCGCGGGGGCGGTCGTCGGAAGTCTCGCCGTCGCCATGACGGCTTTCCTGCATTTCAGCCCGGCGCGCGCGGCTGACGCCGATGGCGCCTTCGCGATCAAGGATGCGGGGACGCAGACCTGCGGCGCGTTCCTGAAGACTTGGGACGAAGGCAACCGTGATCTCTCGCATTACGCCGGCTGGGTCGCCGGCTACCTTACCGGGCTGAACCAGTTCACCGCCGGCGCCTATGACCTCGCGCCGTGGCAATCGACCGAGACTCTACTGGGCATGACCCGCTCCGCCTGCGGCCAGATGCCGGAGGAGACGCGGTTTCTCGACGCGTTCGCGCGTCTCATCCAGCAGATGGCGCCGATGCGCCTCCCCGCCCCGTCGGATCTTGAAGGGGTTCGGCGCGGCGAGCGCGGCTTCGTGATCTACGAGGACGTGCTCGCGGCGGCGAAGCGCCGGCTCGCGGCCGAAGGATTCGACCCCGGCCCGGCGGAAGCGGAGTTCGACCAGACCGCCTCCGACGCCTTCCTCGCCTTTCAGAAAGCGCATGACCTGGAGGAAACCGGCCTTCCCGATCAAAAGACGCTGTTCAAACTGTTCATCCAGCCGGGTGAGTAA
- a CDS encoding CoxG family protein, producing MQLSGARVISAPRDVVWAALNDADVLKACIPGCTELTKTSETSFEATVKQKVGPVSATFKGVVELSEINAPESYRIAGEGKGGAAGFAKGGADVRLEEKDGGTELSYEVDAKIGGKIAQLGARLIDGFAKKMADQFFATFQKVVEGEPDEAAPAADAPAAEKKSWLKRFTG from the coding sequence ATGCAGCTATCCGGCGCCCGTGTGATATCCGCCCCGCGCGACGTGGTCTGGGCGGCGCTGAACGACGCGGATGTTCTGAAGGCCTGCATCCCGGGATGCACGGAGCTGACGAAAACCTCCGAAACATCGTTCGAGGCGACGGTGAAGCAGAAGGTCGGCCCGGTCTCCGCCACCTTCAAGGGCGTGGTCGAGCTTTCCGAGATCAACGCTCCGGAAAGCTATCGCATCGCGGGCGAAGGCAAGGGCGGCGCGGCCGGCTTCGCCAAGGGCGGCGCCGATGTCCGCCTTGAGGAGAAAGATGGCGGCACCGAGTTGTCCTATGAGGTTGACGCCAAGATCGGCGGCAAGATCGCGCAACTTGGCGCGCGGCTGATCGACGGGTTCGCGAAAAAGATGGCGGACCAGTTCTTCGCGACCTTCCAGAAGGTCGTGGAGGGCGAACCGGACGAGGCGGCGCCGGCGGCTGACGCGCCGGCCGCCGAGAAGAAATCATGGCTCAAGCGCTTCACCGGCTAG
- a CDS encoding (2Fe-2S)-binding protein: MPKISMTVNGQAVSGEVEGRTLLVQFLREHLGLTGTHVGCDTAQCGACVAEVDGASVKTCNMLAAAADGAEVTTIEGMANEDGTLGVIQQAFQDNHGLQCGFCTPGMVMTAADLLKRNPNPSEAEIRAYLEGNICRCTGYHNIVKSIQAASAAMVAAE, encoded by the coding sequence ATGCCGAAGATTTCCATGACCGTGAATGGCCAGGCGGTATCGGGCGAGGTCGAAGGCCGCACGCTGCTCGTGCAGTTCCTGCGCGAGCATCTCGGCCTGACCGGCACCCATGTCGGCTGCGACACCGCGCAATGCGGCGCCTGCGTCGCAGAGGTGGACGGGGCCAGCGTCAAGACCTGCAACATGCTCGCCGCCGCCGCCGATGGCGCGGAGGTGACGACCATCGAGGGCATGGCGAACGAGGATGGAACGCTCGGCGTGATTCAGCAGGCGTTCCAGGACAATCACGGTCTCCAGTGCGGTTTCTGCACGCCCGGAATGGTGATGACGGCGGCCGATCTTCTGAAGCGCAATCCGAACCCGTCAGAGGCGGAGATCCGCGCCTATCTCGAGGGCAATATCTGCCGCTGCACCGGTTATCACAACATCGTCAAGTCGATCCAGGCGGCGTCAGCCGCGATGGTCGCGGCGGAATAG